From one Triticum urartu cultivar G1812 chromosome 3, Tu2.1, whole genome shotgun sequence genomic stretch:
- the LOC125549035 gene encoding probable aquaporin TIP4-3 has protein sequence MAKFALGHHSEATDAGCVRAVLAEAVLTFLFVFSGVGSAMAAGRLAGGADTIMGLTAVALAHAMVVAVMVSAGLHVSGGNINPAVTLSLTAGGHITLFRSALYVLAQLLGSSLACLLLAFLTGGAVTMPVHALAAGVGAPQGVLWEAVLTFSLLFTVYATVVDPRRSIGNLGPLLVGFVVGANVLAGGPFSGASMNPARSFGPALASANWASQWVYWVGPMIGGPLAGLVYEGLFMVRPGHQQLPSDGNDF, from the exons ATGGCGAAGTTTGCTCTCGGGCACCACAGCGAGGCCACCGACGCCGGCTGCGTCCGCGCCGTGCTCGCCGAGGCTGTGCTCACCTTCCTCTTCGTCTTCTCCGGCGTCGGCTCCGCCATGGCCGCCG GGAGGCTGGCCGGCGGCGCCGACACGATCATGGGCCTGACGGCGGTCGCGCTGGCCCACGCGATGGTGGTGGCCGTCATGGTGTCGGCAGGGCTTCACGTCTCCGGCGGCAACATCAACCCAGCCGTCACGCTCTCCCTCACCGCAGGCGGCCACATCACCCTCTTCCGCTCCGCGCTCTACGTGCTCGCGCAGCTGCTCGGCTCCTCCCTCGCCTGCCTCCTCCTCGCCTTCCTCACCGGCGGCGCGGTGACCATGCCAGTGCACGCGCTGGCCGCCGGGGTTGGCGCGCCGCAGGGGGTGCTCTGGGAGGCCGTGCTCACCTTCTCGTTGCTCTTCACGGTGTACGCGACCGTCGTGGATCCGCGACGGAGCATCGGCAACCTGGGCCCGCTACTGGTGGGCTTCGTCGTCGGCGCCAACGTGCTCGCCGGAGGGCCGTTCTCCGGCGCGTCTATGAACCCGGCACGTTCATTCGGGCCCGCGCTCGCCTCAGCGAATTGGGCCAGTCAGTGGGTCTATTGGGTTGGGCCGATGATTGGTGGGCCGCTCGCGGGGCTAGTATACGAGGGATTGTTCATGGTCCGGCCCGGCCACCAGCAGCTTCCCAGCGATGGCAACGACTTCTAG